The Streptomyces spororaveus genome includes a region encoding these proteins:
- a CDS encoding AAA family ATPase, whose protein sequence is MEAEAVVKDWWLYHGTGEGADRRARLEAGFPPPWRDFTGAPDPGYAPPGCAGAAWERTWRRGEGYVPDEPEKDVVNTALHLRRPLLVTGKPGVGKSTLAYSIASDLNLGPVLHWPITSRTVLRDGLYLYDAIGRLQEAGLEQLRTPGARPATALPVPAAPPAPDGAPGPAAAAGPAAPSISRYLRLGPLGTALLPQDRPRVLLVDEIDKSDIDLPGDLLTVFEDGGFLIPELARLAQEDPTVAIGTDDDPDAVVRITQGRVQCRYFPIVVLTSNGERDFPPAFLRRCVRLHLEPPGPDKLARIVRRRLGVDIESGEEYQDLVQAFLDRGEDGDLATDQLLNAIQLRLAGAWSAPADRERFLATVMQHLTGPTA, encoded by the coding sequence ATGGAGGCAGAGGCAGTGGTGAAGGACTGGTGGCTGTACCACGGGACCGGTGAGGGCGCGGACCGGCGTGCCCGCCTGGAGGCCGGATTCCCGCCACCCTGGCGGGACTTCACCGGCGCCCCCGACCCCGGATACGCGCCGCCCGGGTGCGCGGGAGCGGCCTGGGAGCGGACCTGGCGGCGCGGCGAGGGCTACGTACCGGACGAACCGGAGAAGGACGTCGTCAACACGGCCCTGCACCTGCGCAGGCCGCTGCTCGTCACCGGGAAACCGGGCGTCGGCAAGTCCACGCTCGCCTACAGCATCGCCTCCGACCTGAACCTGGGCCCCGTACTGCACTGGCCGATCACCAGCCGGACCGTACTGCGGGACGGGCTGTACCTCTACGACGCCATCGGCCGCCTCCAGGAGGCCGGGCTGGAACAGCTGCGCACCCCGGGCGCCCGCCCCGCCACGGCCCTGCCCGTGCCCGCGGCCCCGCCCGCACCGGACGGTGCCCCCGGGCCCGCCGCCGCAGCCGGCCCCGCCGCGCCCTCGATCTCCCGGTACCTGCGCCTCGGCCCCCTCGGTACCGCCCTGCTCCCGCAGGACCGCCCCCGCGTGCTGCTCGTCGACGAGATCGACAAGAGCGACATCGACCTCCCCGGCGACCTCCTCACCGTCTTCGAGGACGGCGGCTTCCTCATCCCCGAACTCGCCCGCCTCGCCCAGGAGGACCCGACCGTCGCCATCGGCACCGACGACGACCCCGACGCGGTCGTACGGATCACGCAGGGCCGCGTCCAGTGCCGCTACTTCCCCATCGTCGTCCTCACCAGCAACGGCGAACGCGACTTCCCGCCCGCCTTCCTGCGCCGCTGCGTCCGCCTCCACCTGGAGCCGCCCGGACCGGACAAGCTCGCCCGCATCGTGCGCCGCCGGCTCGGCGTCGACATCGAATCCGGCGAGGAGTACCAGGACCTCGTCCAGGCCTTCCTCGACCGCGGCGAGGACGGCGACCTGGCCACCGACCAGCTCCTCAACGCCATCCAGCTCCGCCTCGCCGGGGCCTGGTCCGCGCCCGCCGACCGCGAACGCTTCCTCGCCACCGTCATGCAGCACCTGACCGGGCCCACGGCGTGA